GTAATTGCCGAGCTTTCTGTTACAAACCTTCTTCGGAAGCAAAGGGTAATTAGCACTTAATCTTAGCATTGCGAATGAGTTTGCGAGTGGGAGAGTAGCGTTGATTGAAGAAGATCAAAGGTTAGTGGAGCAGAGCTCCTGAAACACGTAACAACATGCATAGCCAGAATAAAAACTAAATATTTGGTCATTTGGTTTTGTGTCTTCTGCCTCTCGCCACGTGGCGGATGCTCTCTTGCACGCAGGTTTCGCGGGTATCTTTAATTTACTCAGCTTTTTATTAGTAAAGATGCTCATAACACTTGTGTGAATAAATTTAATTGGAGAATTTTGTTTGTTATATGGGGCAGCCAGAGTGTAAATAATATAATATAACCATTCATAAAACAAATGTTTAGAACTTTTATACGTTTAATACGTTGTAATTCAATACAGAGTGTTTTAACGTTGGCCAAAAAGGAAAACATCACACACATATATTGTTTAGAAAATATTTGAAGAAAAGATCAAAACACTTAACCATCATCATCATCATCTTGCCAGACAGATCTCTCACTCCTGAGTTTCATTGACTTCTCATCCTGCTGGTTTCTGCTGCCCTTACTTGCGCGAAGTAAGCATGTGCCTGTGTCATCAAAACCAACAAAAAGAATCTATTTGCCTCAAAATGCGATTGAAACAAAAAAGTGCGCCGCCTTTTTATATTTATATATGCTAACGAACGTACCATGGCTTCTTTTGCAGTTAGTCTGTCTTGATGATCATACCGGAGCAGCTTGTCCAGGAAATCAATCGCCTACATGTGTTTAAAGATACAACCTCTGTTAAAACCCCAAGCTAAAAACCCATTTTCTTTAAGAACAAATAGTAAACCTCGGGTGAGACTAGATGCTGATTGTCCGCGTTGATGAATTTGGACCAAGGCTTCCTGCTATGCCTGTGTTTGAACCAGAGAATGATTTAGCAAACTCTTATTCTCTTCTTAGCTTTAACAGAATAATAATAACGTTTCAAGGATTCACATACCGCCCAACGAGTGCTTCAAGTTGTGGTTCAAGTTCTAACTGGTACTTATCTAGATACGCATTCAACTCATCTGTCCCAAGTACCTATGAATAACAAACAAGTAGAGAGATATGTTTGTGACGACGACAATGGAAAAAATGAGATCTAGTACCTTGGCGATTTTCACAAGCTGATCCTGATTGTCATGCCCGTAGAAGAAAGGTTCCTTACGGAATATCTATTCATGGAATATTAGGCCAAATCAGAAACATTCTGTAACAAACAAACATAATGGCACCAACGGCACTCACCATCCCAGCAAACATACAACCAAGGCTCCACATATCCAACGAATAGTCATAGTCTTGCAAGTCCACAAGAAGCTCAGGTCCCTTAAAGTATCTGATAACACGCATTTGACGAGACAACATCAGAGTGAAGCTTGGCTAGTAAAGGATACGAAGTAGTACAGGCATATACCTTGATGCCACACGCACATTGTACTCCTTCCCAGGGTGGTAAAACTCAGCAAGACCCCAATCTATCAGCCGAAGCTTACGCAGCTCATGGTCAATCATAACATTGTGAGGCTTCACATCTCTGTGCATGATCCCTTGCGAGTGGCAGTAATCCAATGCCTTCAAGAGCTCATAGATGTAGTAACGAATGTCGTAATCAGTCAGTGTAGGGTACAGAACTTTAAAGTCTGTGCTGTTGACGTACTCAAATATCAAACTCGGAGTTTTCGAGTGTTGTTGATCTCTAACAACATCAAAGAGCTTCACAATGTTCGGCCCACCGCATAGGTTCTGAAGTATCTTAATCTCTCTTCTTATCTTCTTTTTCTTAACAGGCTTGAGGATCTTGACGATGCACTTCTCCTTGGTGTTCACGTTAAATCCCTCGAACACTTCACTATACTTCCCACGCCCTACCTTCCTTACAACCTCATAATCATCTTGCTCCCTGAGACAGACAGAGAAAGCACATAACTTTGCAACTAAATACAATTACAGAGAGCTATTTAACCATTACTACCATTCAAGCTCTGTTGAGTGAGCACAGAACAAAGATCAAAGCTTTTAACTGAAACCAATTAATCAATAAAGGTGGAAACTTTTTTTCAGAATCTTCTTACTTACCCCCACTGAACATTGAGCGACTCGTAATCCCAATAATCCTTGCTTCTCACCACGTTAACGTCCGTGTACACACGAGCTTTCGACATCGCCCTCCTCTGCTCGGAAACAGAGATCTCGGCGACGAGAGGATCTGGATCGATTGTAGTGTTACCGGAGGAGACGGCGGGAGGTGAGCGTCGGATGGGAGAGTGCGCCAAAGGCGCACGTAACGTCAAGACGGCGCACACTACCAAGAGACGTCGAGGAGGCGATTCGAAGAGGAGGAGGAGGAAGAAGACGAGGAATGGCACATGTATCATTCACTACGCTCTCCCGCAGCTGATTCTGATCTCGTTTTTTTTTTCCTTCCTTTTGCGTAGTTTTTTGCGCTAACGTGGTTTTCCAAAACGGGCCTAGTAAAAGTATTATGGGCTTTGAAGGCCCATTATGTATGTAACTCGTCTACACACGTCCGATTAGTGAACTTCCCCTACCCTACACACAGAGATGGGTCATGGGTGAAGATGCTATTATGTGAGAGATCAATGAGTCTATAATTGCATAAAGCTATTGATGATCTTGACGTGAGGTAAATAAGTCAAGATTCATGTAGCATATTCTGTTTTTCTTTTCTTTTTTTTTTTTTTTTGTCAGCTGCCCAATGAATTTGATCAACCGATGGTCAGACGAGTTGATTCTCTGGGAATCATCTCCGTCTGTCCGGTTCTAATCTATATGAAAAAAAGATATAACCTCTGGTTTTAGCTTCTTTTGTCAATGTATCCGTTCGGCTATTCCTACTCTGAAAAATATGAATTAGACTCACATCTTCAAAGTTAACCTGTAGTATGAATATGAATATGAAACATCTCGATCTCCGGCGCGAAAGTTGGGTAATCCTCTGGATTTATAGTCATGTCCACTAGATCCTAACGAAAAGATATAGCTTCTGAGACCATTTCCATCGGGAGGTTTCAAAAGGAGGTTCTAAAAAAAAGACAAAAAAAAATAAATAAAAAATAGGCTAAATGCACAGAACCGATCCTTAATATGGTGTTTTTAGAATCGGTTAAAACCCATGCGTGTCCCTTTGCCATTGGGTATTTAATTTTCCATGTCTTTCTTCATCGCTCTTCCTAGATGTTTCAAGGAATCAATCCCTCTTCCTCCTCCAATCCCAATCACTCCATCTTCTCTCTAGCTTATGATCTCCATCTCCTTCTCTTTCAGAGAGGTTGATGTCTGGCGTTGGAGTAATCGTTTCGGATCCATGACTACAAAGCCAGTTCACGCAAGTCGAGCTTCGTTCTCTCAAGGTAACTCTGGATCCATGGCTACACAATCTCTGTTTTCAATCTGTATATAAACCTTTCTGATTCGTGTTTTAGTTTGCGGCGTTTACGTTAGAGGATCTTCCACTTGTGTTGGTGAAGTCACTCACCTCTGCGTTCAAGGAGAAAGAAATCAGAGAGATCTTACCATATTTGGCTTCTGATTACGCAGCCTACGATGATCTCGATTTCGAATCGTTTCTCACGGTTAGTTTTATGAATCTCTTTCGATGTGTTAAATGTGGTTTTTGGATTTGATGATAATTTAGATAATGTTTTCCTTTTAGTAATTCAAATCAAAAAGTCTCTTCCTTTTATCTCCTGAACGGATCATAGAAATCGATTGTCATGTTATTAGTCTGTGTCACACATCTAAAGGTTTATGCTTTATTGATCAAAGTCTCTCTCTTTTGTACTTGCTGATCACAGTGTAACATGTGATACAAACTCTTATTGTGTGTCTGTGTGTGTTGTTTTTCTTTAAATTTGATTTCTCTGTAGCTAATCTAGCAAGAGCTTCACTGGATTCTGGAACACAGCAACAAGATCCTAGCAAGCAAACTCAATGTTTCACATACCGAGAACTCGCCACCGCAACTAACAATTTCAGGCTCGAATCTATGATCGGACATGGTGGTTTCGGTTCTGTTTTCAAAGGAAAGTTAGTGTTTCCTCCTGGACATGTAACTCTCAACATATATCATCTAGAGTTGTGATTTAACTGTGCTCCTCTTCTTTTACTCTGTTACTGTGCTCACTCACTCTCTCTGTTTATGTTCACTCACTCACTCTTAGTTATCACTTGTGTATCACCATAACACACAAGTACACACTCATACTCTCTTGACTCTCACGTTTGTTTTCTTATTGTAGAGAGAAGAGAGAACACACGGATGTTTACATTGTTAACTCTTTTCTTATTGAATTGGATGCACATATTTATAGTAGTTTTATCTAACTACTACACACACATATTTAGACATTTAACATGACCACTGAAATCCAATAATTAACTTACAAAAAAAAAAAAATTTAGGAACCTCAATGAGGTTCTCCCATTGGACGATAAAAAAATTAATTAGACTACCAGAGGTTCTACACTTTTCAAATCACAAAATTAACTACTAATTTATTCATTAGAACCCATAAGGGTTTCTAACCGATGGACTTGCTCTGATTCTAGCTTCCTTCTCTTATTATTATCGTCACTATTTCAATCTTTTGAACTTTTCGATGCGAATGTGTTATATTATTGAAAGACACGATTTATTGCAAGATTGGGATGAGTCGTAATCAAATGTTGGGGGCATATAGTGACTTCAATTATCAAAAAAAGGAAGGATTTAAATATGATAAGACTCTTTGTAGGGACCAAGACTTCCATCGTTCATGTTAGCTTTATACTCCTTCCCTCTCTACTCTATTCCATAAACGGATAAACCAATAAATAGCAAGCATTAATATTATACTTGTAAGAGATATGTACACATGTGGAGAGGAATCAATACTCTTTTTCTACTTCATTTTGGAATTATTTGTTTTGGTATAGAGATGTGTCTGATCCACATGGACCCTTCTAAAATCTTCAAACCAAACCATTACCACACAAACACACAGTCCTTGGACCTCTATCTTGTACTCTCCATGAAAATTACTTAACAGCCCTTCTTTCCTCTTCTTTGTCCTCTTCTCTGCTCTTGGAGTAAGGGTAGTTTGTGGTTTTCCTTGTTTGGAGAGTTTAGGTTCTCTCTTCTCTGTTTGGTCGCACATTAGAGAAGAAAAGAGAGAAAGAAACTCTTTTGGTTGATATTATTCTCTTTTTATTTCTTAACGGCACAACTTCTTCATGAGAAGGACTTGAAATAGTGTTCTATGGTTGATTTCTTGAGTGAGAAGAAGCTGCGAGCTTAGTGTTCGTAGTATGTCAGCAAAGAAGAAAGATCTTTTATCTTCAGCCATGAAGAGAACCAGTGAATGGTTTTAAATCTCTTATTTAGATTATTTTACTTCTCTTGGGCTATTAATTATTATTGTACTTTTATTTCTGGATCCATTTTTTATATCTAGTTTCCAAGTTAAAATATTTGTTACATTGTATCAGGATATCTTCTCAGGAAGTCTCTAGTGATGTCACCGTTCACGTAGGAGAAGCTTCTTTTTCACTGCACAAGGTAAACTCTAGACCTAATATTTATCGATTAATAATTTAATATATATGATGCAAAGCCAGTGACATGATCAATCTCTCTTGTAGTTCCCACTCTTGTCCAAATGTGGGCTTTTCAAAAAACTTGTGTCTGAATCTACAAACGATTCAGATGCTACTGTTATCAAGATCCCAGACATCCCTGGAAGCTCTGAAGCATTCGAGCTAACAACTAAGTTCTGCTACGGTATTAACTTCGATATGAGCACAGAGAACATTGCCATGCTTCGATGTGCATCAGAGTATCTAGAGATGACAGAGGAACATTCTGTAGAAAACCTCGTTTCAAGATCCGAAGCTTACTTTAACGAAGTAGCTCTCAAGAGCTTATCGAGTGCCATCACAGTCTTGCACAAGTCAGAGGAGTTGTTGCCCATTGCTGAAAGAGTGAAACTCGTGAGCCGTTGCATCGATGCCATTGCTTATATGACTTGTCAGGAGAGCCAGTTCTGCAGTCCTACGAGTAATAATAGTAACAGTGAGGTTGTGAGCAAGCAGCCTGTGGTTGACTGGTGGGCTGAAGACTTGACTGTTCTTAGGATTGATTCGTTTCAACGTGTTCTGATAGCAATGATGGCTAGAGGGTTTAAGCAGTATGGGCTTGGTCCAGTGCTTATGCTCTATGCTCAGAAATCTCTTCGAGGCCTGGTGAGTTTCCTTCAAACACAAGTTACCATTATATAACAGAGTTGTTAAGGTTTTACTTTTATTCACTCGCACAACCGCGTGAAATTTCTGGAAGTTTTTTATACAGAGATAGGTCTCTAAATTACGATTTTCTTTTAATTAAAATTCTTTAAATAAAATGTTTATAGGCCTCTAAATTACGATTTTTTTAATTAAAATTCTTAAAGAAATGCTTATACATCGAGAATCTTAGATCCGGCCTTGTTAATCAGTTTGGTTCTTTGCAGGAGATTTTCGGTAAAGGAACAAAGAAGATTGAACCAAAACAAGAACACGAGAAGAGAGTGATTCTCGAAACAATAGTAAGCCTTCTTCCTCGAGAGAGAAACGCAATGTCAGTTAGTTTTCTCTCCATGCTTCTACGTGCAGCTATATACCTAGAAACAACGGTTGCTTGTAGGCTTGACTTAGAGAAGAGAATGGGGTTACAATTGCCACAAGCGGTTCTTGATGATCTCTTGATTCCTTCTTATTCTTTCACTGGAGAACACTCCTTGTTTGATACGGACACTGTTCAACGCATTCTCATGAACTATCTTGAGTTTGAGGTTGAAGGAGTCAGGTTAAGCAACAATGGTGTTGATCTTGCTGGTGACATGGAACGTGTTGGTAAACTGATGGAGACTTATTTGGCTGAGATAGCTTCTGATAGGAATGTGAGCTTGCAGAAGTTCACTGGTTTAGCTGAACTTATTCCTGAACAGTCCAGAGTTACTGAAGATGGTATGTATCGAGCCGTCGACATCTACTTGAAGGTAACTATGCCAGGAATGTCATTTTAATGCATCTCATGCGGATTAAAAAATTTGCAAAATATACTAATATACTCCTATTTATATATAACTAATTAAAAATATTTTATTACCTATTAAAAAAAAAAGTGATCAAATATATAAAATAACATTATAAATTTAAACTTGACTCTATTTAAAAAAAAAAAAAAATTACAAAGTGACATTATTCGTGAAACATAGAGAGTATTAAGAATTTAAGATAATAAACATATACATTTCATTTGCACTATCTTAATCAAGGCTATTGCATGAATTATATGTTCTTCTTGCAGGCGCATCCGAATATGAGTGACGTAGAGAGGAAGAAAGTATGCAGTTTAATGGATTGCCAGAAACTATCACGTGAAGCATGCGCTCATGCAGCTCAGAACGATCGTCTTCCCGTTCAAACCATTGTTCAAGTCCTTTACTATGAACAACAACGCCTACGAGGAGAAGTCACTAACGATTCAGATTCTCCAGCACCACCACCACCACAACCTGCAGCAACTGTTCTTCCACCTCCTAAGCTCAGCTCCTACAACGACGAACTCTCCAAGGTGAAACGCGAGAACCAGGACTTGAAACTGGAACTTCTCAAAATGAAGATGAAGCTTAAAGAGTTTGAGAAAGAAAATAATGAGAAGAAATCATCAACAACAACAACCATGAGCAGCAATCACAGTTCTCCAAGATCAACTGCTTCAATGGATAAGCCTCCATTGCCAAGAAAGTCATTCATAAACTCGGTTTCAAAGAAACTCGGAAAGCTAAACCCTTTTGGCATCCCACCTAGAGGAAGAACCAAACCACCTAAAGATCGGAGACACTCTATTTCTTGAAAAAAACATAGTATATAAATACATGAGTTTATGTTTAATTTTTGTTGGGACTTCTGAGTTCTGATTCAAAGGTTTTTCTCTACTTATAAACATTTGTTTTCTTTGTGTGTTTATGGTGTTTATTCCTACATAAAGCTGGTAATTGTTTTTAATGTAAACTTTTTCATCAAATTTTAAGAATACACCATTTACAGTCATATTTATATATACTGTGGAGCTTCTGAGGATTAGATCATAGATACAGAGAACTTGGAATTCTAAAGCTGATAATGATCTCAAACAAGATCTTGGGGTCATGTATCAGAATTTTACTATTAGATTTTTAATTCTCTTTAATTTGGAAAGCAGAAAATATATAAAAATCATAACTAAAATGAGGGGAAGTAGGTGATGTTTGAAGTCTGAAGGGAACATGCCAGCAGATAGTGCATGTTCTTGTCCCTTAACTACTTCATCATTGGCCCCTTTTTTTTTTGTGGTAAAAGCCCCTTTTATAACTTCTCCATTATTCTTTCATTAACTATAATAATAATGCTCCAATTTCTTTTTCATTTTCTTTCATATGTATATAGAATGTAAGGACCGAACCTTGTGTAGGTATACTTAAAAATCTGAATATGTAAATTCTGGAGATGGAAATTATATACGTCGAACTCAAAAATAATTAATAATCAATTTTTGTAAACAAAGTAAAACGTTTATATTGATTTAAAAATCATTGTAGTATATAGTGATCAGTATTCTCGAATTTTAGCATTGTAGTATTTATATTGATTTTATTTACAAGAAACCTAGAAAGAAACTATAGAAGAAAATTACTGATAAGCATTAAAAAGATCACCTGGTAAAAATATACTAAATCGAAGAGAGGAAGAGAAATCTATTTCAGAATATAGCTACTATGAATATTATTTATTATTATCAAATAACATTCAAGGTCAATGCTTGAAGCCATGGCTGCTTCTGCTTCTGATGTTTCATTAATCTCTCTTGTTCTTCAAGATTGTTGAGGTTATTATTGCTTGACCCTGTCGAAGACGACGAAAAGCTCTGGCGGCCGGAATTTAAATTTTCGTCCATTATCTCCGGCCAAGAATTCTTTCTCTTCTTCTTGTTCAGTCTCATCAAATCGCCACCGTAACATGACGGTCCAAGCGTTAGCTCTATCTCACTCTCGTCCATAATCTCTATATTATTACCACCGGATTCTCCTCCGCCGGGAAAATTCACCGGTTGGTCAATATCATGGTCAACTCTTCTGATGAACGTCCCTAGTCCTGAACTTACATTATTCCCCTCGTTGATCTGCATGTTCTTCATCAAAATCTTTTGGACTTGATATAACCTATGAAGCTCATATACCTGAATGCATATTAAAAACCATATATTCATTTTCATTTTCATGTGTTTATGATGTAAGATGGAAAAGATCAGAATCTACTAATAATCAGTAATTACCTGTTGCTTGAACGTTTCTTCATGTTTAAGCATAGCCATTTTCATGTACTGCTGTTCGTACGGATTGAGAAGCTTCTCCATGTTCCAATGAATTAAGACTTTATTTCATCAAGATCTCAAGAAGATTCGATCTGAAGAACTTGAAACTTTGGTTTGTAATAATCTGTGACAAGAAAAGAAAAGAAAAGAAAATAAAATTTTATTTTGTCTGCTAGTACTCGATTTAGATTCTGCAATTTTTAGCCACTAATGTTATAAATCTGAGCACACATGCGCAAAAAAATATCCTCATCTATCTATACATACAAAATCTCATACATATTTATCGTACTTACTAGACCAATTTGGTGGTTTTTCATGTTATTTCCCTTACACGTATGTCATTCTTGTCTTTTCATTAATAACATTCGCTTACATTCTTGTGGACTTTTCTGGTTTTTCAGTAAGAAACTGACGTTAAGTTTGGTGGGGGTAACAATAGAGATCTTCAATCGAAGTGAGTTCGAACAAATGATATTTTTGTTTATATTCAAGTGTAAAATTTGAACCTAAAAAGTACCCCATTTACAGTGATAATATATAGACGATTTCCTTTGATTCTAAAATCCAAAAACCTAATAATTCAAAACAGAAAGCCACATTCAACGCTCCTAAATACATGTTTACAACTCTTTCTATTTTGCTGCATTGCAAAAGGATTTTCATTAGAGAATACACACGAAAAAAATATAATCAACGAATTCATTAACTATATACTACAAGCTGATGAAGACATGACAAACAAATAAATCAAAGTAAGAAAATAATTAGGAGGATTACCATAACTAACCTGAAACAACCAGGTTTAGAAGTCGGTTTTATGATGGAAGAATATGATGAGCACGACTAAAAGCGCCTTTTAGGTCATGAAGAGAATAATGAACATAATAATGAGCTTGAGATCAAGTAGATGATCACGAGCTTAGAGATGAGATGGATTGGTGCGTCACATTCTTCGTAGTTATATATACTGCAGCTATATTATTCTGAAAGAAGTTCTCTAATTTAATGATTATTTAAATAATAAGGGTTTAAGTAATCATTTGTTTTGAAAGCATTAAATTAATCTATTTCTCACATGTCACAAAAACCAAAGTGATTGTTATATACTCATGAGTCATGCCGAACAAACAACATAGTCTTCAGCCAATAGCCTTCAAAGGTTCCTCTAAGAAATATGCAATTTGCCGCCTCCCCAGACAGCTCCAGCAAAGCTTCACTTACAATATATATAACTGTATATGTATGTCTACATAATCGAATTCATGAATATACATGCTTGACAGATGAGACAATACTAGATTCAATTTCGGATCCATCAGATCCACATAATTAACTTCGTCCATAAATTATAGAATAGTAATATTCATGGCTTGAGGTTTATATATCACTCATGATTCTTTTTGGTCTTAAATTATACTAGTATATTATATAATCATCTTTACTATCTATATCATGAATACCTAAACTATATCGGAATACCTAATAGAGATCTTTTGCGTGTAAAATATTAGCAAAATTTGTGTGTTTGTATACATTGTCAAATTAATGTGAATTAAATAAATGGTGAATTTAGTGGTTGTTGGAGACTTTATATCTAATAAACCTTACAATAATAATGATTCGATCGCGATGATAATTCTGATTAAGAAATAACGGGGAACATCTTATATGGTGCTGAGCTTGAATCACATGCAACCCAGACTAACAAAGCTACAACTCCAGTTGTCTTAATATATATTTATAACTATGCATTATAGAAAGAAGCATGGTTATTAAGATTTATAAAAATGTAGATATGCTAAAATAATTTGAAGTAACAGACTTTTGAGGGAATAATTAAGGGAAAAGCGAATTAGAATCTGAGAATAGGTGGCATGTCGTGGGTCCGATAAGTCTTGTAGGAGAGATCTTAGCCGTTGGATTTTGCTGAGGATGTCCTTTCGAACTGTTCAAACTTCAAAGTACTCAGAGCACCATTGACCCAACAACCCATAACGGGTGTTTAATTTTTT
This genomic interval from Brassica oleracea var. oleracea cultivar TO1000 chromosome C2, BOL, whole genome shotgun sequence contains the following:
- the LOC106324717 gene encoding casein kinase II subunit alpha — its product is MIHVPFLVFFLLLLFESPPRRLLVVCAVLTLRAPLAHSPIRRSPPAVSSGNTTIDPDPLVAEISVSEQRRAMSKARVYTDVNVVRSKDYWDYESLNVQWGEQDDYEVVRKVGRGKYSEVFEGFNVNTKEKCIVKILKPVKKKKIRREIKILQNLCGGPNIVKLFDVVRDQQHSKTPSLIFEYVNSTDFKVLYPTLTDYDIRYYIYELLKALDYCHSQGIMHRDVKPHNVMIDHELRKLRLIDWGLAEFYHPGKEYNVRVASRYFKGPELLVDLQDYDYSLDMWSLGCMFAGMIFRKEPFFYGHDNQDQLVKIAKVLGTDELNAYLDKYQLELEPQLEALVGRHSRKPWSKFINADNQHLVSPEAIDFLDKLLRYDHQDRLTAKEAMAHAYFAQVRAAETSRMRSQ
- the LOC106324716 gene encoding BTB/POZ domain-containing protein At5g67385 translates to MSAKKKDLLSSAMKRTSEWISSQEVSSDVTVHVGEASFSLHKFPLLSKCGLFKKLVSESTNDSDATVIKIPDIPGSSEAFELTTKFCYGINFDMSTENIAMLRCASEYLEMTEEHSVENLVSRSEAYFNEVALKSLSSAITVLHKSEELLPIAERVKLVSRCIDAIAYMTCQESQFCSPTSNNSNSEVVSKQPVVDWWAEDLTVLRIDSFQRVLIAMMARGFKQYGLGPVLMLYAQKSLRGLEIFGKGTKKIEPKQEHEKRVILETIVSLLPRERNAMSVSFLSMLLRAAIYLETTVACRLDLEKRMGLQLPQAVLDDLLIPSYSFTGEHSLFDTDTVQRILMNYLEFEVEGVRLSNNGVDLAGDMERVGKLMETYLAEIASDRNVSLQKFTGLAELIPEQSRVTEDGMYRAVDIYLKAHPNMSDVERKKVCSLMDCQKLSREACAHAAQNDRLPVQTIVQVLYYEQQRLRGEVTNDSDSPAPPPPQPAATVLPPPKLSSYNDELSKVKRENQDLKLELLKMKMKLKEFEKENNEKKSSTTTTMSSNHSSPRSTASMDKPPLPRKSFINSVSKKLGKLNPFGIPPRGRTKPPKDRRHSIS
- the LOC106324720 gene encoding uncharacterized protein LOC106324720, producing MEKLLNPYEQQYMKMAMLKHEETFKQQVYELHRLYQVQKILMKNMQINEGNNVSSGLGTFIRRVDHDIDQPVNFPGGGESGGNNIEIMDESEIELTLGPSCYGGDLMRLNKKKRKNSWPEIMDENLNSGRQSFSSSSTGSSNNNLNNLEEQERLMKHQKQKQPWLQALTLNVI